Proteins from one Mycobacterium sp. HUMS_12744610 genomic window:
- a CDS encoding MmpS family transport accessory protein, with translation MLAFLKKAWVPLVVAVAVALGAVAVINLRGVFGSDEIFTATGSSAEPLKPSHVKRVTYEVYGPADTVGSVSYLDMSAQPEQANFTSLPWTYTISTTVPAVIANLVAQGNSDTIGCRITVNGEVKDERSADGHHAQTSCLVKAG, from the coding sequence ATGTTGGCCTTTCTCAAGAAGGCTTGGGTACCTCTCGTCGTCGCGGTGGCAGTCGCCCTGGGTGCTGTCGCGGTTATCAATCTTCGCGGCGTGTTCGGCTCCGACGAAATCTTCACGGCCACCGGCAGCAGCGCCGAACCGCTCAAACCATCCCACGTCAAGCGGGTGACATACGAGGTCTACGGGCCCGCTGACACGGTCGGGAGCGTGAGCTACCTGGACATGAGCGCCCAGCCGGAGCAGGCGAACTTCACCAGCCTGCCCTGGACCTACACGATCAGCACCACGGTGCCGGCGGTGATCGCCAACCTGGTGGCACAAGGTAACAGCGACACCATCGGGTGCCGCATCACTGTCAACGGCGAGGTCAAAGACGAGCGGTCGGCGGACGGCCACCACGCCCAAACCTCTTGCTTGGTGAAAGCCGGATGA
- a CDS encoding RND family transporter — translation MNTDTETRPKFMRFVRNFAVPIIIGWLLLTAAVNLLVPPIESVARNHAVTMSPGDAPAMIAAKRIGATFHESDSDSIAMIVLESDHKLGPDAHRYYDGLVKKLQADHKHVQHVQNVWGDPLTAAGVESRDGKAAYVQLNLAGDQGSTLGNESVKAVRETIDHSSPPQGLKVYLTGPAALTTDMNEAADKSMFVMMGVTGVVIMIMLFIAYRSISTVLLVLVMVGFEMGTARGLVAILGNYDLLGFSTFVVAMLSSLAIAAGTDYAIFLIGRYQEARQAGLDREAAYYSMFRGTFHIILGSGLTIAGATFCLHLARLSYFKALGIPSALGLLVVVAGALTAAPAVVAVASRFGLLDPKRAVKVHGWRRIGTATVRWPGPVFAASLAIAIVGILIMPTMKISYNDRYYIPKDLPSNVGYEAAERHFSAATMNPDILMIESDHDMRNTGDMIILDRVAKDVFRSPGIAMVQSITRPLGGPIEHTSIPFQISAQSIPIQENLQFMKDRMGDMLKMSDDLGAMIGSMERMQALMARMSNSTHRMVGDMHDMQTTLDEMRDHLADFDDFARPLRGYLYWEQHCYNIPVCWATRSVFEAIDGVDKFSQNMSTLIKDVNNIDAIMPQMVAQFPPIIAVAKSMRGSLLTIHSSFSGLVTQMSQMTDTASAMGQAFDASRSGDYFYLPPEAFQNPDFQRGLKLFLSPDGKAARFIITHEKDPATPAGIAAVKPELEAAHHAVKGTTLTDSRFYLAGTAAIYRDIQSGANFDLLIVGIAAITLIFVVMVIITRALVASLVIVGTVLLSLGAAFGLSVLVWQHLLGLDLNWIAPVFGLIILLAVGSDYNLLLVSRFQEEIGAGLKTGIIRSMGETGGVVTSAGLVFAFTMMSMVASDLRSIGQAGSTIGLGLLFDTLIVRSLMTPSIAALLGRWFWWPLKVRPRPASEMLRPFGPRRLVRSLLLGEPADATTVRSRRPEGNAAADTQKDGSQFSGDMTHSGGEGPGLGHAH, via the coding sequence ATGAACACAGACACCGAAACGCGCCCGAAATTCATGCGCTTCGTCCGCAACTTCGCGGTCCCGATCATCATTGGGTGGTTGCTGCTGACCGCGGCCGTCAACCTGCTCGTGCCGCCGATCGAGTCGGTCGCCAGAAATCACGCGGTCACGATGTCGCCCGGGGATGCGCCGGCGATGATCGCCGCCAAGCGCATCGGCGCGACGTTCCACGAGTCCGACTCCGACAGCATCGCGATGATCGTCCTGGAGAGCGATCACAAACTCGGCCCGGACGCACACCGCTACTACGACGGCCTGGTGAAGAAGCTGCAGGCCGACCACAAGCACGTGCAGCACGTCCAGAACGTATGGGGAGATCCGCTCACCGCCGCCGGTGTGGAGAGCCGGGACGGTAAAGCCGCCTACGTTCAACTCAACCTGGCCGGCGACCAGGGCAGCACGCTGGGCAACGAGTCCGTCAAAGCGGTCCGGGAGACCATCGACCACTCATCGCCGCCCCAGGGACTCAAGGTCTACCTCACCGGCCCGGCGGCACTGACGACGGACATGAACGAAGCCGCCGACAAGAGCATGTTCGTGATGATGGGCGTGACGGGCGTGGTCATCATGATCATGCTGTTCATCGCCTACCGTTCCATCAGCACGGTGCTGCTCGTCCTGGTCATGGTCGGTTTCGAGATGGGCACGGCCAGGGGCCTTGTCGCGATACTCGGCAACTACGACCTGCTGGGGTTCTCGACGTTCGTCGTCGCCATGCTGTCCTCGTTGGCGATCGCGGCGGGAACCGACTACGCGATCTTCCTCATCGGCCGATACCAGGAAGCGCGTCAGGCCGGTCTGGACCGGGAAGCGGCCTACTACAGCATGTTCCGCGGCACCTTCCACATCATTTTGGGATCCGGGCTGACGATCGCCGGCGCAACCTTCTGCCTCCACCTGGCGCGGCTGTCGTACTTCAAGGCGCTGGGCATCCCCTCGGCGCTGGGGCTGCTGGTCGTGGTCGCAGGCGCGCTCACCGCGGCACCGGCCGTTGTCGCCGTGGCCAGCCGGTTCGGCCTGCTGGACCCGAAACGCGCCGTCAAAGTCCACGGCTGGCGGCGCATCGGCACCGCGACAGTGCGCTGGCCCGGCCCGGTGTTCGCGGCCTCGCTGGCCATCGCGATCGTGGGCATCCTCATCATGCCGACGATGAAGATCAGCTACAACGACCGCTATTACATCCCGAAAGACCTGCCTTCGAACGTCGGCTATGAGGCCGCCGAGCGCCATTTCAGCGCGGCCACGATGAATCCCGACATCCTCATGATCGAGAGCGATCACGACATGCGGAACACCGGCGACATGATCATCCTGGACCGGGTTGCCAAAGACGTCTTCCGTTCGCCGGGAATCGCCATGGTGCAAAGCATCACCCGGCCGCTGGGCGGCCCGATCGAGCACACGTCCATACCGTTTCAGATCAGCGCCCAGTCGATCCCGATCCAGGAGAACCTTCAGTTCATGAAGGACCGGATGGGTGACATGCTCAAGATGAGCGACGATCTCGGCGCCATGATCGGGTCGATGGAGCGCATGCAGGCGCTGATGGCGCGGATGAGCAACTCGACCCATCGCATGGTCGGCGACATGCATGACATGCAGACGACGCTGGACGAGATGCGGGACCACCTGGCGGACTTCGACGACTTCGCGCGGCCGTTGCGCGGCTACCTGTACTGGGAGCAGCACTGCTACAACATCCCGGTCTGCTGGGCGACCCGCTCGGTGTTCGAGGCGATCGATGGCGTCGACAAGTTCAGCCAGAACATGAGCACGCTGATCAAGGACGTCAACAACATCGACGCGATCATGCCCCAGATGGTGGCCCAGTTCCCGCCGATCATCGCCGTCGCGAAGTCGATGCGGGGCAGCCTGCTCACCATCCACAGCAGCTTCTCCGGCCTGGTCACGCAGATGTCGCAGATGACCGACACCGCGAGCGCGATGGGCCAGGCGTTCGACGCGTCCCGGAGTGGGGACTACTTCTATCTGCCGCCAGAGGCGTTCCAGAACCCTGACTTTCAGCGCGGCCTGAAACTCTTCCTGTCGCCCGACGGGAAGGCAGCGCGGTTCATCATCACCCACGAGAAGGACCCGGCGACCCCGGCGGGCATCGCCGCGGTCAAGCCGGAACTCGAGGCCGCCCACCATGCGGTGAAGGGGACGACTCTGACCGACAGCAGGTTCTACCTGGCCGGAACGGCAGCCATCTACCGCGACATCCAGTCGGGCGCCAATTTCGACCTGTTGATCGTCGGGATTGCCGCGATCACATTGATTTTCGTCGTGATGGTGATCATCACGCGGGCCCTGGTGGCGTCCCTGGTGATCGTCGGCACGGTGCTGCTGTCGCTGGGCGCGGCCTTCGGGCTCTCGGTGCTGGTGTGGCAGCACCTGCTCGGCCTGGACCTGAACTGGATCGCACCGGTGTTCGGGTTGATCATCCTGTTGGCCGTCGGTTCGGACTACAACCTGTTGCTGGTGTCGCGGTTCCAGGAGGAGATCGGCGCCGGCCTGAAAACCGGCATCATCCGCTCGATGGGCGAGACCGGGGGGGTCGTCACCTCGGCGGGCCTGGTGTTCGCCTTCACCATGATGTCGATGGTCGCCAGCGACCTGCGCTCGATCGGCCAGGCCGGCAGCACGATCGGGCTGGGCCTGTTGTTCGACACCCTGATCGTGCGGTCGCTGATGACGCCGTCGATCGCCGCGCTGCTCGGCCGCTGGTTCTGGTGGCCGCTGAAGGTGCGGCCCCGCCCGGCCAGCGAGATGCTGCGGCCGTTCGGGCCGCGTCGCCTGGTCCGCTCGCTGCTGTTGGGTGAGCCCGCGGACGCGACGACAGTCAGGTCCCGGCGCCCGGAGGGCAACGCCGCGGCGGACACCCAGAAGGACGGCAGCCAATTCTCTGGCGACATGACGCACAGCGGCGGCGAGGGGCCGGGGCTGGGCCACGCGCATTGA